The Halobaculum magnesiiphilum genome contains the following window.
CGCCGCCGCCGGACCGACGAGCCACCCGCGCCGTTCAACACGACGCAGTTCATCCGCGCGGCCTCCTCGATCGGCTACTCCGCCCAGCGGGCGATGAGCATCGCCGAGGACCTGTACACGGCCGGGTTCATCACCTACCCGCGGACGGACAACACCGTCTACCCCGACGACCTCGACGAGCGCGAGCTGCTGGACGACCTGTCGATGGGCCGCGAGTTCGGCGACGACGCCGAGTCGCTGCTGGAGTTGGACGACATCGAGCCGACCGAGGGCGACGAGGAGACGACCGACCACCCGCCGATCCACCCGACGGGCGAGCTGCCGGCGGCCTCGGAGCTCTCCGACGACGAGTGGGAGGTGTACGAGCTGGTCGTGCGCCGGTTCCTCGCGACCTGCGCCCCCGACGCCGAGTGGGAGCACCTCCGCGTCGTCACCGAGGTCGACGAGGGCGACGACGGCGTGGGTATCGACGAGGGCGCGCTCAGGCTCAAGTCCAACGGCAAGCGCCTCACCGAGGAGGGGTACCACGCGGTGTACCCGTACTTCTCGACCAACGAGAGCTACGTCCCCGACGTGACCGAGGGCGAGGCGCTGGAGATCGTGGAGACGGCGCTGGAGGCCAAGCAGACCCAGCCGCCGCGGCGGTACGGCCAGTCGCGGCTCATCGAGACGATGGAGGACATGGGGATCGGGACGAAGGCGACGCGCCACGACGTGATCCAGAAGCTGTACGACCGGGGATACATCGAGAGCGACCCGCCGCGTCCGACCGGGCTCGCGAAGGCGGTCGTCGAGGCCAGCGAGGAGTTCGCCGACCGGATCGTGAGCGACGAGATGACCGCCCAACTGGAGGCGGACATGCAGGCCATCGCCGCCGGCGACAAGGAGTTCGACGAGGTCGCCGACGAGTCCCGGGAGATGCTCTCGCGGGTGTTCGAGGAGCTCGCGGAGTCGCGCGAGGAGGTCGGCGACCACCTCCAGAAGTCGCTGAAGGCGGACAAACAGCTCGGGCCGTGTCCCGAGTGCGGCGACACGCTACTCGTGCGCAAATCGCGCGCCGGCTCGTATTTCGTCGGCTGCGACGGCTACCCCGAGTGCGAGTACACGCTCCCGCTGCCGTCGACGGGCAAGCCGCTCATCCTCGATGAGGTGTGCGACGACCACGGGCTGAACCACGTGAAGATGCTCGCCGGGCGCAAGACGTTCGTCCACGGCTGCCCGCAGTGTCAGGCCGACGAGGCCGACGAGGAGGAGGACGAGGTCATCGGTCAGTGCCCCGACTGTGGCGAGGAACACGGCGGCGACCTCGCCATCAAACGCCTCCGGTCGGGCTCACGGCTGGTCGGCTGTACCCGGTACCCCGACTGCGACTACTCGCTGCCGCTGCCGCGCCGCGGGGAGATCGAGGTGACCGACGAGACCTGCGAGGAGCACGACCTCCCGCACCTCGTCGTCCACTCGGGCGACGAGCCCTGGGAGCTTGGCTGCCCGATCTGCAACTACCGGGAGTACCAGTCGCGCCAGGCGGGCTCGGAGCTGGAGACGATCGACGGGATCGGCGAGAAGACCGCCGAGAAGCTGAAGGACGCCGGCGTGAACGACGTCTCCTCGCTCAAGGAGATGGAACCGGACGCGCTCGCCGAGCAGGTCGACGGGGTCGGCCCGGACACCGTGCGCGACTGGCAGGCGAAAGCCGATTAACTCCGATATCCGTTCCACGGCCCTCCCCGTCGAAGACGCTATGGGGATCTGCGACGACGTCGGAGCGGTGAACACTGACCGCAACCCCGACGACGCGACGTTCGTCGACGATCTGCCGGCGAACGCCCGCGAGGAACTCG
Protein-coding sequences here:
- a CDS encoding DNA topoisomerase I; translation: MELIVTEKDNAARRLSEILSNGDFDTERRAGVNVYRWGGTRCIGLSGHVVAVDFPPEYDDWRDVEPVELIDAPVRKRPTQEGIVRALRLLSRDADRVVIATDYDREGELIGKEAYELIREVNEDVPVDRVRFSSITENEVRGAFEDRDEIDFDLAAAGEARQIIDLIWGASLTRFLSLSARQLGNDFISVGRVQGPTLKLIVDREREIEAFDPEDYWELFADLLKREGAESDPDQDAFDAQYFYEDDDGTEAERVWDEATADAVYGRLREAETATVSSVRRRRRTDEPPAPFNTTQFIRAASSIGYSAQRAMSIAEDLYTAGFITYPRTDNTVYPDDLDERELLDDLSMGREFGDDAESLLELDDIEPTEGDEETTDHPPIHPTGELPAASELSDDEWEVYELVVRRFLATCAPDAEWEHLRVVTEVDEGDDGVGIDEGALRLKSNGKRLTEEGYHAVYPYFSTNESYVPDVTEGEALEIVETALEAKQTQPPRRYGQSRLIETMEDMGIGTKATRHDVIQKLYDRGYIESDPPRPTGLAKAVVEASEEFADRIVSDEMTAQLEADMQAIAAGDKEFDEVADESREMLSRVFEELAESREEVGDHLQKSLKADKQLGPCPECGDTLLVRKSRAGSYFVGCDGYPECEYTLPLPSTGKPLILDEVCDDHGLNHVKMLAGRKTFVHGCPQCQADEADEEEDEVIGQCPDCGEEHGGDLAIKRLRSGSRLVGCTRYPDCDYSLPLPRRGEIEVTDETCEEHDLPHLVVHSGDEPWELGCPICNYREYQSRQAGSELETIDGIGEKTAEKLKDAGVNDVSSLKEMEPDALAEQVDGVGPDTVRDWQAKAD